A window from Micromonospora terminaliae encodes these proteins:
- a CDS encoding monooxygenase, which produces MTPDLVTLHVWRIPRTAVPRALARMATHPARLRRLPGVRFAKLLGTGTGTGFGPGDADLTRWAALVVWDSPAAADAFDASPVGRSWARLARARVRVDLRPLTSRGEWSGRRPFGEPSGGRVAGPVLALTRARLRARRAVTFWRAVPPVAAALHAAPGLLARFGVGEAPLGWQGTVSVWRDAADLVAFAYRHPEHRAAITRTPTEGWYAEELFARFAVAGVVGDRTVLGWAAPESDPATARGNA; this is translated from the coding sequence GTGACTCCGGACCTCGTCACGCTGCACGTGTGGCGGATCCCCCGGACGGCCGTCCCCCGGGCACTGGCCCGGATGGCGACCCACCCGGCACGGCTGCGCCGGCTGCCCGGCGTCCGGTTCGCCAAGCTGCTCGGTACCGGGACCGGCACCGGCTTCGGCCCCGGCGACGCCGACCTGACCCGGTGGGCCGCCCTCGTGGTGTGGGACTCCCCCGCCGCGGCGGACGCCTTCGACGCCTCCCCGGTCGGCCGCTCCTGGGCCCGGCTCGCCCGCGCGCGCGTACGGGTCGACCTGCGCCCGCTGACCAGCCGGGGCGAGTGGTCCGGCCGCCGGCCGTTCGGTGAGCCGTCCGGCGGGCGGGTCGCCGGGCCGGTGCTGGCGCTGACCCGGGCCCGGCTGCGGGCCCGCCGGGCGGTCACCTTCTGGCGGGCGGTCCCGCCGGTCGCCGCCGCCCTGCACGCCGCGCCCGGGCTGCTCGCCCGGTTCGGCGTCGGCGAGGCGCCGCTGGGCTGGCAGGGCACGGTGAGCGTGTGGCGCGACGCCGCGGACCTCGTCGCGTTCGCGTACCGTCACCCGGAGCACCGGGCCGCCATCACCCGCACCCCCACCGAGGGGTGGTACGCGGAGGAACTGTTCGCGCGGTTCGCGGTGGCCGGCGTGGTCGGCGACCGGACGGTGCTGGGATGGGCCGCCCCCGAGAGCGACCCGGCAACGGCGAGAGGGAACGCATGA
- a CDS encoding GNAT family N-acetyltransferase, whose amino-acid sequence MRLVRWTPDDLVRRLDDVVAVYGEAMGYRADLLEARRGYIATHVRRPGFRAVASLTTEGHLAGFGYGYLGAAGQWWHDQVHRALDGEARQRWLTHCFEVVELHVRPPAQGHGLGAGQLRALLTMAEGSTTLLSTPEADEQQSRAWRLYRRFGFVDILRHFHFPGDERPFGVLGRDLPLPPPGPGGAPAPEKP is encoded by the coding sequence ATGAGGTTGGTGCGGTGGACACCGGACGATCTGGTCCGGCGGCTGGACGACGTGGTGGCCGTCTACGGCGAGGCGATGGGCTACCGCGCCGACCTGCTGGAGGCCCGGCGCGGCTACATCGCCACCCACGTCCGCCGGCCCGGCTTCCGCGCCGTCGCCAGCCTGACCACCGAGGGACACCTGGCCGGCTTCGGGTACGGCTACCTCGGCGCCGCCGGCCAGTGGTGGCACGACCAGGTGCACCGGGCGCTGGACGGCGAGGCCCGGCAGCGCTGGCTGACCCACTGCTTCGAGGTGGTCGAGCTGCACGTCCGCCCGCCCGCGCAGGGGCACGGCCTGGGCGCCGGCCAGCTGCGCGCGCTGCTCACCATGGCGGAGGGCAGCACCACCCTGCTCTCCACGCCGGAGGCCGACGAGCAGCAGTCCCGGGCCTGGCGGCTCTACCGCCGGTTCGGCTTCGTCGACATCCTGCGCCACTTCCACTTCCCCGGCGACGAGCGGCCGTTCGGCGTGCTCGGCCGGGACCTGCCGCTGCCACCGCCCGGCCCCGGCGGCGCCCCCGCTCCGGAAAAGCCGTGA
- a CDS encoding carotenoid biosynthesis protein codes for MTRGRLPWALLAVLVLAQICYPLTGGTTRAGLTVATVGLGWLLSVGHALLTRGTRTALALVAVATGGGFAIEALGVATGFPFGSYDYSGELGPKLAGVPLVIPLAWTWMAWPAWLTAVRLTRSRPARITLAAVGLAAWDLFLDPQMVAEGYWRWRDATPALPGLPGIPVSNYLGWLLFAVLLTAALRPLAGPAVDRTDARDAPMFALYLWTYASSVLAHAVFLRLPASAAWGAAGMAVAAVPLAVTLLRARRHRAGPGVAEPTPRVDAPA; via the coding sequence GTGACCCGGGGCCGGCTGCCCTGGGCGCTGCTGGCCGTGCTCGTCCTGGCCCAGATCTGCTACCCGCTCACCGGGGGCACGACCCGGGCCGGCCTCACGGTGGCCACCGTCGGGCTCGGCTGGTTGCTCTCCGTCGGGCACGCCCTGCTCACCCGGGGTACGCGCACCGCGCTCGCGCTGGTCGCCGTGGCCACCGGCGGCGGCTTCGCCATCGAGGCGCTCGGCGTGGCCACCGGCTTCCCGTTCGGCAGCTACGACTACTCGGGCGAGCTGGGCCCGAAGCTGGCCGGGGTGCCGCTGGTCATCCCGCTGGCCTGGACCTGGATGGCCTGGCCGGCCTGGCTCACCGCGGTCCGGCTCACCCGTTCCCGCCCCGCCCGGATCACCCTGGCCGCGGTCGGGCTGGCCGCCTGGGACCTCTTCCTCGACCCGCAGATGGTGGCCGAGGGCTACTGGCGCTGGCGGGACGCCACCCCGGCCCTGCCCGGCCTGCCCGGCATCCCGGTCAGCAACTACCTCGGCTGGCTGCTCTTCGCGGTGCTGCTGACGGCCGCGCTGCGCCCGCTCGCCGGGCCGGCCGTCGACCGCACCGACGCCCGGGACGCGCCGATGTTCGCGCTCTACCTGTGGACGTACGCCTCCAGCGTGCTGGCGCACGCGGTCTTCCTCCGTCTGCCCGCCTCGGCGGCCTGGGGCGCGGCCGGGATGGCGGTGGCCGCCGTGCCGCTGGCGGTGACGCTGCTACGCGCCCGCCGGCACCGCGCCGGTCCCGGGGTGGCGGAGCCGACCCCCCGCGTCGACGCGCCGGCATGA
- a CDS encoding glycosyltransferase, translating into MIPALVLLAAVAVLTAHTVVNATAWLRRPGNNPVQVTEAVAVLLPLRDEADRVTPCLRALLAQHGVPELRIVVLDDGSTDGTADVVRAVAGDDPRVTLLTGVAPPPGWLGKPHACWQLATRTGPAPTVLVFVDADVVLTPYAVAAAVTGLRAAGATLLSPYPRILVRTAADRLVQPLLQWLWLTFLPLRAMERSPRPSLAAAGGQFLVVDRAGYLRAGGHAAVADRVLEDIELARAVKRSGGRIALADGSRLAECRMYDSWPQLRDGYSKSLWASFGHPAAAAVVVALLLLLYTAPPLVALGALVAGAPVPAGLALAAYLLGVTGRAVSARATGGRAWPDALAHPVSVVVLGWLTLRSYHLRKRRRLTWRGRPVG; encoded by the coding sequence ATGATCCCCGCGCTCGTCCTGCTCGCGGCGGTCGCCGTGCTCACCGCGCACACGGTCGTCAACGCCACCGCCTGGCTCCGCCGCCCCGGGAACAACCCGGTCCAGGTCACCGAGGCGGTGGCGGTGCTGCTGCCGCTGCGCGACGAGGCCGACCGGGTCACCCCGTGCCTGCGCGCGCTGCTCGCCCAGCACGGCGTGCCGGAGCTGCGGATCGTGGTGCTCGACGACGGCTCGACCGACGGCACCGCCGACGTGGTCCGCGCCGTGGCCGGCGACGACCCCCGGGTCACCCTGCTCACCGGGGTCGCCCCGCCGCCGGGCTGGCTCGGCAAGCCGCACGCATGCTGGCAGCTCGCCACCCGCACCGGCCCGGCCCCGACCGTGCTCGTCTTCGTCGACGCCGACGTGGTGCTCACCCCGTACGCGGTCGCCGCGGCCGTGACCGGGCTGCGCGCGGCGGGCGCGACGCTGCTGTCGCCGTACCCCCGGATCCTGGTGCGGACGGCGGCCGACCGGCTGGTGCAGCCGCTGCTGCAGTGGTTGTGGCTGACCTTCCTGCCGCTGCGTGCCATGGAACGCTCGCCGCGGCCGTCCCTCGCGGCGGCCGGCGGGCAGTTCCTGGTCGTCGACCGGGCCGGCTACCTGCGGGCCGGCGGGCACGCGGCGGTCGCGGACCGGGTCCTGGAGGACATCGAGCTGGCCCGGGCCGTGAAGCGGTCCGGCGGCCGGATCGCCCTGGCCGACGGCTCCCGGCTGGCCGAATGCCGGATGTACGACAGCTGGCCGCAGCTGCGGGACGGCTACAGCAAGTCGCTCTGGGCCTCCTTCGGGCACCCGGCCGCCGCCGCGGTCGTGGTGGCCCTGCTGCTCCTGCTCTACACCGCTCCCCCGCTGGTCGCGCTCGGGGCCCTGGTGGCGGGCGCGCCGGTGCCGGCCGGGCTCGCGCTGGCCGCCTACCTGCTCGGCGTCACGGGCCGCGCCGTCAGCGCCCGGGCCACCGGCGGGCGGGCGTGGCCCGACGCGCTGGCACACCCCGTGTCGGTCGTGGTCCTCGGTTGGCTGACCCTCCGGTCGTACCATCTGCGGAAGCGACGCCGGCTCACCTGGCGGGGTCGCCCGGTCGGCTAG
- a CDS encoding phytoene desaturase family protein produces the protein MARIVVIGAGVGGLAAAARLAVTGHEVTVLERADTVGGKLGRHRHDTPEGSWCFDTGPSLVTLPQVFHDLFEATGAKLDEYLDLVPLDPIVRHVFPGGGPTLDSCADPAEFTARVGAAFGDRAAADWQRLWRRAGRVWAASHRDVLRRTVDSPRDLAALAWRLGDLAAIGPGRSLRGLGRRHLSDPRLRMLLDRYATYTGADPRRAPAALVAVPYAELAYGGWYLRGGLGTLADALLSRCLDLGVVVRTGATVTRIDAAGGRVHGVRVAGAAAPVPADVVVANVDALTVYRDLLPTPRRLAALTDRSLAGFVLLLGVRGDSGLAHHTVFFPRDHDAEFDAVFGDPGRGVRARPAPDPTVFVTVADDPAVRPAGHEAWFVLVNAARHGTAAGAVDWRRPGLAEAYADRILDVLAERGVDVRDRLVFREIRTPADLDAATGAPGGAIYGTAGGLLRPANRGPAAGLWLVGGSSHPGGGLPMVTLSAEIVADAIGPAW, from the coding sequence ATGGCGCGGATCGTCGTCATCGGCGCCGGTGTGGGCGGGCTCGCCGCCGCCGCCCGGCTGGCGGTCACCGGGCACGAGGTCACCGTCCTCGAACGGGCCGACACGGTCGGCGGCAAGCTGGGCCGGCACCGGCACGACACCCCCGAGGGGTCGTGGTGCTTCGACACCGGGCCGAGCCTGGTCACCCTGCCGCAGGTGTTCCACGACCTGTTCGAGGCGACCGGCGCGAAGCTCGACGAGTACCTGGACCTCGTGCCGCTGGACCCGATCGTCCGGCACGTCTTCCCCGGCGGCGGCCCCACCCTGGACTCCTGCGCCGACCCGGCCGAGTTCACCGCCCGCGTCGGCGCGGCGTTCGGCGACCGGGCCGCGGCCGACTGGCAGCGGCTCTGGCGGCGGGCCGGCCGGGTCTGGGCGGCCTCGCACCGGGACGTGCTGCGCCGCACCGTCGACTCACCGCGTGACCTGGCCGCGCTGGCCTGGCGGCTGGGCGACCTGGCCGCCATCGGCCCGGGCCGCAGCCTGCGCGGGCTGGGCCGCCGGCACCTGTCCGACCCGCGCCTGCGGATGCTGCTCGACCGCTACGCCACCTACACCGGCGCCGACCCGCGCCGGGCGCCGGCCGCCCTGGTCGCCGTCCCCTACGCCGAACTGGCGTACGGCGGCTGGTACCTGCGCGGCGGGCTGGGCACCCTGGCCGACGCGCTGCTGTCGCGCTGCCTGGACCTCGGCGTGGTGGTGCGCACCGGCGCCACGGTCACCCGCATCGACGCGGCCGGCGGCCGGGTGCACGGCGTACGCGTGGCCGGGGCGGCCGCCCCGGTCCCCGCCGACGTGGTGGTGGCCAACGTCGACGCGCTGACCGTCTACCGGGACCTGCTGCCCACCCCGCGCCGGCTGGCCGCGCTCACCGACCGCAGCCTGGCCGGTTTCGTGCTGCTGCTGGGCGTCCGCGGCGACTCCGGGCTGGCCCACCACACCGTCTTCTTCCCCCGCGACCACGACGCCGAGTTCGACGCGGTCTTCGGCGACCCGGGGCGGGGCGTCCGGGCCCGGCCCGCACCGGACCCGACCGTCTTCGTCACGGTGGCCGACGACCCGGCGGTCCGCCCCGCCGGGCACGAGGCGTGGTTCGTGCTGGTCAACGCGGCCCGCCACGGCACCGCCGCGGGCGCGGTCGACTGGCGGCGGCCGGGGCTGGCCGAGGCGTACGCCGACCGGATCCTCGACGTGCTCGCCGAGCGGGGCGTGGACGTGCGCGACCGGCTGGTGTTCCGGGAGATCCGCACCCCGGCCGACCTGGACGCGGCGACCGGCGCGCCGGGCGGGGCCATCTACGGCACGGCGGGCGGGCTGCTCCGCCCGGCCAACCGGGGTCCGGCGGCCGGGCTCTGGCTGGTCGGCGGCTCCAGCCACCCCGGCGGCGGCCTGCCCATGGTCACCCTGTCCGCGGAGATCGTCGCCGATGCCATCGGCCCGGCCTGGTAG
- a CDS encoding CDP-alcohol phosphatidyltransferase family protein translates to MVGTQLNWDQYATAWARLHGGFDPRVAAPVVRAWLRFAYHVGYILGRLRIGPTPVTVAGVLLCLCVPLLVGRAGDGPFLGALFVLLAAVADSVDGAVAVATNRTTRLGYVYDSVADRLGEAAWLVAFWLLGAPGALVAAAGGLSWLHEYVRARAVSAGMREIGAVTVGERPTRVCVVLVGLVVAGLTGLIDADLTAGTITMATTVWVLLAGFGLGQLLSAVRRALIDAG, encoded by the coding sequence GTGGTGGGCACACAGCTGAACTGGGACCAGTACGCGACCGCGTGGGCGCGGCTGCACGGCGGCTTCGATCCCCGGGTGGCCGCGCCGGTGGTCCGCGCCTGGCTGCGCTTCGCCTACCACGTGGGCTACATCCTGGGCCGGCTGCGCATCGGCCCGACCCCGGTGACCGTGGCCGGCGTGCTGCTCTGCCTCTGCGTACCCCTGCTGGTGGGCCGGGCCGGCGACGGGCCGTTCCTGGGCGCGCTGTTCGTGCTGCTCGCGGCGGTGGCCGACAGCGTCGACGGCGCGGTGGCGGTGGCCACCAACCGCACGACCCGGCTCGGCTACGTCTACGACTCGGTGGCCGACCGGCTCGGCGAGGCCGCCTGGCTGGTCGCGTTCTGGCTGCTCGGCGCGCCCGGCGCGCTGGTCGCCGCGGCGGGCGGCCTGTCCTGGCTGCACGAGTACGTGCGGGCCCGTGCCGTGTCGGCCGGGATGCGGGAGATCGGGGCGGTGACCGTGGGGGAGCGCCCCACCCGCGTGTGCGTGGTCCTGGTCGGGCTGGTGGTCGCCGGGCTCACCGGGCTGATCGACGCCGACCTGACCGCCGGCACCATCACCATGGCCACCACGGTCTGGGTGCTGCTGGCCGGTTTCGGCCTCGGTCAGCTGCTCTCCGCCGTCCGCCGCGCCCTCATCGACGCCGGCTGA
- the metF gene encoding methylenetetrahydrofolate reductase [NAD(P)H], with the protein MALGLPSVLPNPQPAIGELIRDGRPTFSFEFFPPKTPQGERLLWQAIRELESLRPSFVSITYGAGGSTRDTTVAVTERIATETTLLPMAHLTAVDHSVAELRHVIGRLASVGVRNVLAVRGDPPGNPGGEWIKHPDGVRYAEELVRLVRDAGDFSVGVAAFPYKHPRSPDVASDTAHFVRKCRAGAEFAITQMFFDADDYLRLRDRVAAAGCDTPILAGVMPVTQLGTIERSVQLSGAPFPPALAERFAAVADDPEAVRRLGIEQASEMCAKLLDEGVPGIHFITLNRSTATREVWQRLRADARV; encoded by the coding sequence GTGGCGCTCGGTCTTCCCTCGGTCCTCCCCAACCCCCAGCCGGCCATCGGGGAGCTGATCCGTGACGGCCGGCCCACCTTCTCCTTCGAGTTCTTCCCGCCCAAGACACCGCAGGGGGAGCGCCTGCTCTGGCAGGCCATCCGCGAGCTGGAGTCGCTGCGCCCCTCGTTCGTCTCGATCACCTACGGCGCGGGCGGCTCGACCCGGGACACCACGGTCGCGGTGACCGAGCGGATCGCCACCGAGACGACCCTGCTGCCGATGGCCCACCTCACCGCGGTCGACCACTCGGTCGCCGAGCTGCGGCACGTCATCGGCCGGCTGGCCTCGGTGGGGGTGCGCAACGTGCTGGCCGTGCGCGGCGACCCGCCGGGCAACCCGGGCGGCGAGTGGATCAAGCACCCGGACGGCGTGCGGTACGCCGAGGAGCTGGTCCGGCTCGTGCGCGACGCCGGGGACTTCAGCGTCGGCGTGGCCGCCTTCCCCTACAAGCACCCGCGCTCGCCCGACGTGGCCAGCGACACCGCGCACTTCGTCCGCAAGTGCCGGGCCGGGGCCGAGTTCGCGATCACCCAGATGTTCTTCGACGCGGACGACTACCTGCGGCTGCGCGACCGGGTGGCCGCGGCCGGCTGTGACACCCCGATCCTGGCGGGGGTGATGCCGGTGACCCAGCTCGGCACCATCGAGCGGTCGGTGCAGCTCTCCGGCGCGCCCTTCCCGCCCGCCCTCGCGGAGCGGTTCGCGGCGGTGGCCGACGACCCGGAGGCGGTCCGCCGTCTCGGCATCGAGCAGGCGAGCGAGATGTGCGCGAAGCTGCTCGACGAGGGGGTGCCGGGGATCCACTTCATCACCCTCAACCGGTCCACGGCCACCCGCGAGGTCTGGCAGCGCCTGCGCGCCGACGCGCGGGTGTGA
- a CDS encoding polyprenyl synthetase family protein, producing MTHAAPVSPVDRAGLRQRIDKALTEFLAGQRGWLTTLDDGLVPVAEAIEAFVLGGGKRLRPAFGYWGYRGAGGVDSDQVVAALAALEFVQASALIHDDLMDRSDTRRGEPAVHRRFAARHRAAGWSGDPDGFGDAAAILLGDLCLVWSDELLHSAGLDPHTVARARPVFDEMRTEVTVGQYLDVLTQATGDTSLERAGKVARYKSAKYTVERPLLLGAALAGAPAEVHAAYSAYGLPLGEAFQLRDDVLGVFGDPERTGKPAGDDLREGKRTYLVAAALEALDDAGRDLLLGGLGDPGLDAAGVARLRELITVSGALERTERRITALTESALAALTTVDLDTEAHQSLVDLAIAATRRTD from the coding sequence GTGACCCACGCTGCTCCCGTCTCCCCCGTCGACCGCGCCGGCCTGCGCCAGCGGATCGACAAGGCCCTCACCGAGTTCCTCGCCGGCCAGCGCGGCTGGCTGACCACCCTCGACGACGGCCTGGTGCCGGTGGCCGAGGCGATCGAGGCGTTCGTGCTGGGCGGCGGTAAGCGGCTGCGCCCGGCCTTCGGCTACTGGGGCTACCGGGGCGCCGGCGGGGTCGACTCCGACCAGGTGGTCGCCGCCCTCGCCGCACTGGAGTTCGTGCAGGCCAGCGCGCTGATCCACGACGACCTGATGGACCGCTCGGACACCCGCCGGGGTGAGCCGGCGGTGCACCGGCGGTTCGCCGCCCGGCACCGGGCGGCCGGCTGGAGCGGCGACCCGGACGGGTTCGGCGACGCGGCGGCCATCCTGCTGGGCGACCTGTGCCTGGTCTGGTCCGACGAGCTGCTGCACTCCGCCGGGCTGGACCCGCACACGGTGGCCCGGGCCCGGCCGGTCTTCGACGAGATGCGCACCGAGGTGACCGTCGGGCAGTACCTGGACGTGCTGACCCAGGCGACCGGCGACACCTCGCTGGAGCGGGCCGGCAAGGTGGCCCGCTACAAGTCGGCGAAGTACACCGTCGAGCGGCCGCTGCTGCTCGGCGCCGCGCTGGCCGGCGCGCCGGCCGAGGTGCACGCGGCCTACTCGGCGTACGGGCTGCCGCTGGGCGAGGCGTTCCAGCTCCGCGACGACGTGCTGGGGGTCTTCGGGGACCCGGAGCGCACCGGCAAGCCGGCCGGCGACGACCTGCGCGAGGGCAAGCGCACCTACCTGGTGGCCGCGGCCCTCGAGGCGCTCGACGACGCCGGCCGGGACCTGCTGCTCGGCGGGCTCGGCGACCCCGGGCTGGACGCCGCCGGGGTGGCCCGCCTGCGCGAGCTGATCACGGTGAGCGGCGCGCTGGAACGCACCGAGCGGCGCATCACGGCCCTCACGGAAAGCGCCCTGGCGGCCCTCACGACGGTAGACCTGGACACCGAGGCCCACCAGTCCCTGGTCGACCTGGCCATAGCCGCCACCCGCCGCACCGACTGA
- a CDS encoding Rv2175c family DNA-binding protein, producing MTDSVPAETAAETAAGADLPGPTDPAGWLTLPDVAERLDLSISKVHQMIRDRELLAVRRDGVRRIPADLVANRTVLKHLPGVLNLLADAGYDDEEALRWLYEPDATLPGITPAAALAGDQAREVKRRAQALGF from the coding sequence GTGACCGATTCCGTACCCGCCGAGACCGCCGCCGAGACCGCCGCCGGGGCCGACCTGCCGGGACCGACCGACCCGGCCGGCTGGCTGACCCTGCCGGACGTGGCCGAGCGCCTCGACCTGTCGATCAGCAAGGTGCACCAGATGATCCGCGACCGGGAACTGCTCGCGGTGCGCCGCGACGGCGTCCGCCGGATCCCGGCCGACCTGGTGGCCAACCGCACCGTGCTCAAGCACCTGCCCGGCGTGCTCAACCTGCTCGCCGACGCCGGGTACGACGACGAGGAGGCGCTGCGCTGGCTCTACGAGCCGGACGCCACCCTCCCCGGCATCACCCCGGCCGCCGCCCTCGCTGGCGACCAGGCCCGCGAGGTCAAGCGCCGCGCCCAGGCCCTGGGCTTCTGA
- the pknB gene encoding Stk1 family PASTA domain-containing Ser/Thr kinase has protein sequence MDTQVADTLLGSLIDGRYRIRGRVARGGMATVYTATDERLERTVAVKIIHPTQAPEARARMAGFVERFTDEAKTIARLTHPNVVAVYDQGSHAGLPYLVMEYVRGRTLRDVLAERRRLSPDEALAIAEQMLAAIAAAHRAGLVHRDVKPENVLVAEPPTGGTTSLVDSVVKVADFGLARAVEASAEEENGNQLMATVAYVAPELVTQGHADPRTDVYSAGIVLFEMLTGRVPYDGDRPVEVAWQHVDRDVPAPSTLVPSLPPVLDALVARATRRDPAARPADAGALLTEVQAARDELGNPHSHTAVLRQLGDETAVIAQPTMVVAAVRPAERPAWARLPEGGGQRTHRRRAVEDEGLGARLAGLRTRIMGSPRGRLAVAAAAVVLGLVAAVGGWWFGVGRYTVAPQLVSLTKAEAEAQATRGGFTLRYAEPRYDEKIPKDTVLGQAPVSATRIVKGGTITLTLSLGPERLPVPDVVGKDFELAQAELTGAKLVPVKGSSRYDDALPAGVVLGTDPKVGTVVKPGAKVTVILSKGRAPVTVPNLVGKNLGEARNTLAQLGLTPVETYKDSDKPKDEILGQSPADGTGVEKGAQVKLDVSKGPAQVPVPRVVDLPCQQAKQVLESQGFPVNIQLNPNGVARFQNPGENTPVPPGTPVTVTCL, from the coding sequence ATGGACACACAGGTCGCCGACACGTTGCTGGGCTCGCTGATCGACGGGCGCTACCGCATTCGCGGTCGCGTGGCCCGTGGCGGCATGGCGACCGTGTACACCGCCACCGACGAGCGCCTGGAGCGCACCGTGGCGGTCAAGATCATTCACCCGACCCAGGCGCCCGAGGCCCGGGCCCGGATGGCCGGCTTCGTGGAGCGCTTCACCGACGAGGCCAAGACCATCGCCCGGCTCACCCACCCGAACGTGGTGGCGGTCTACGACCAGGGCAGCCACGCCGGCCTCCCCTACCTCGTGATGGAGTACGTGCGCGGCCGCACCCTGCGCGACGTGCTCGCCGAGCGGCGCCGGCTCAGCCCCGACGAGGCGCTGGCCATCGCCGAGCAGATGCTCGCCGCGATCGCCGCCGCGCACCGGGCCGGTCTCGTGCACCGCGACGTCAAGCCGGAGAACGTGCTGGTCGCGGAGCCGCCCACGGGCGGCACCACGAGCCTCGTGGACAGCGTGGTCAAGGTGGCCGACTTCGGGCTGGCCCGCGCCGTCGAGGCGAGCGCCGAGGAGGAGAACGGCAACCAGCTCATGGCCACCGTGGCGTACGTGGCGCCCGAGCTGGTCACCCAGGGCCACGCCGACCCGCGCACCGACGTCTACTCGGCCGGCATCGTGCTGTTCGAGATGCTCACCGGCCGGGTGCCGTACGACGGCGACCGCCCGGTGGAGGTCGCCTGGCAGCACGTCGACCGCGACGTGCCGGCCCCGTCGACCCTGGTGCCGTCCCTGCCCCCGGTGCTCGACGCGCTGGTCGCCCGGGCCACCCGGCGCGACCCGGCCGCCCGCCCGGCCGACGCCGGTGCGCTGCTGACCGAGGTGCAGGCCGCGCGCGACGAGCTGGGCAACCCGCACTCGCACACCGCGGTGCTGCGCCAGCTCGGCGACGAGACGGCCGTGATCGCGCAGCCCACCATGGTGGTGGCGGCGGTCCGCCCGGCCGAGCGCCCCGCCTGGGCCCGGCTGCCCGAGGGCGGTGGCCAGCGCACGCACCGCCGCCGCGCCGTGGAGGACGAGGGCCTGGGCGCCCGGCTGGCCGGGCTGCGTACCCGGATCATGGGCTCGCCGCGCGGCCGGCTGGCGGTCGCCGCGGCGGCCGTGGTGCTCGGCCTGGTGGCCGCGGTGGGCGGCTGGTGGTTCGGGGTGGGCCGCTACACGGTCGCCCCGCAGCTGGTGAGCCTGACCAAGGCCGAGGCGGAGGCGCAGGCCACCCGGGGTGGCTTCACGCTGCGCTACGCCGAGCCCCGTTACGACGAGAAGATCCCCAAGGACACGGTGCTGGGCCAGGCCCCGGTGTCGGCCACGCGGATCGTCAAGGGCGGCACGATCACTCTGACCCTGTCGCTCGGTCCCGAGCGGCTGCCGGTGCCGGACGTGGTGGGCAAGGACTTCGAGCTGGCCCAGGCCGAGCTGACCGGCGCGAAGCTGGTGCCGGTGAAGGGCAGCTCCCGCTACGACGACGCGCTGCCGGCCGGGGTGGTGCTGGGCACCGACCCGAAGGTGGGCACGGTGGTCAAGCCGGGCGCGAAGGTGACCGTGATCCTGAGCAAGGGCCGTGCCCCGGTGACCGTGCCGAACCTCGTGGGCAAGAACCTCGGCGAGGCCCGCAACACCCTCGCCCAGCTCGGGCTGACGCCGGTCGAGACGTACAAGGACTCCGACAAGCCGAAGGACGAGATCCTCGGCCAGAGCCCGGCCGACGGCACCGGCGTGGAGAAGGGCGCCCAGGTCAAGCTCGACGTCAGCAAGGGCCCGGCCCAGGTGCCCGTCCCCCGCGTGGTCGACCTGCCCTGCCAGCAGGCCAAGCAGGTGCTGGAGAGCCAGGGCTTCCCGGTCAACATCCAGCTCAACCCGAACGGGGTGGCCCGCTTCCAGAACCCGGGCGAGAACACCCCGGTGCCGCCGGGCACCCCGGTCACGGTGACCTGCCTGTGA